A window of Miscanthus floridulus cultivar M001 chromosome 12, ASM1932011v1, whole genome shotgun sequence genomic DNA:
TCTTAAATaatctccaaaaacaaattaAATTAAAAGGGGTGCAATCAAGTGCCAAGATGCAGAAAATATAATCATCTATCGATTATGACATATATTATGTACATTAataatttaagatcgagttactcATTATCAGACATATTTTCAGTGTTTGGTTATTAGCACAGTCACAGTGCATGAAAACTTGTTACTACTAAAGGGAACAGTATGCCATCAGGCATCATCAAGAAGATGATGTGGGAATTTACCCGCTCTGCGATGCTCCTTGGATGCGTGGCACATCCACGCTTGGCTCGTACTCTGAAAGGAACTTGGTCTTGCTGCCTCTGCAGTAGGCCCGCCATTTCCTTCGCCACACCAAACTGCATCCACAGATcgatggtaaacatgaaatcagcAGGCATTACACATACAACTAATTAATTTTCTCTATGGCTGATTGCTTTGTAGTTTGTAGATTAGTATAGCCTTGTAACTAATGTTTCAAACAACCTTAGCATATCGTGATTGGAATAGGATCAtgcagtgtgtgtgtgtgtataccaATTTATTTCGAGAAAATCCCTTTCAGCAAGGACATGCAAATATATGTAAAACAATAACTAACATTATAAATGGCAAGAAAATATCCATTTTATGATAATATAAGTAGTACCATACCTGTAATTCATAAGAGTTACTAATACTGGCTATGATGTCGTCATTGTTGTGTATTCCTGCTTTGCTTGCCGGGTTGGAAAACACAATAGAATTTGAATCCTCCCATGATCCAATTGAGAACCCACTTGAGAAGGAACGTGCCACattgttggcggtgatgttctcTTCAGAGTGTCCAATACCATGCACATTATTATTGGTGAGATCGTCCGGGATTCCATCCTCAGAGAATTGAGAGAGGGCTCCTtgtctggataagttcatgggggacttcatcttcttgtgatAGCCACTCATTGCATGGTGAACCTCACCACCGACTCCAGCCCTTGCACTTGGAAAACCTAATAGAAAAACACACAAGATAGATCCATCATTGTTAATTGTGTTCAGGATTGTATGGATGACATGTGTAGAGAATAAtgaatggatttaatttgttgctTGATGGATGGATTAATGGAGGAATCGATGTCATTGATGAAATGTGTCGGACTAGACATTTTGTATCATGGATTGAGGTATGCTACATGAATGCAGTGATGGAACGTGTAGGATTTAGATATTTTATTTTAACTTAGTGATGAATGGTTGGATGCTAGATGGATGTATTATTGCTCCACGTTATTTCAAAGGAGAGTTGCAAAACATTGTAAAATCACTAGGGAGTAATGCCTAAAAAGCCACATATGCTTGATGCTCCATACCCAGGGGCGCCTCCAGCGTGGGTGCTAGGGGTGCTCAACAAGCCCCCTACCACGCTGGGCTCCATGGAATGAGGAGAGAGGGAATGGAAAGAGTAAGAGGGAAGAAGAgggagagaaagaagaagaagcaacgAGAGCAACCCTGGACTTAAGCTCTGCATGTGCCCCTGTCCACACCTGGTTCCCACATCTGAAGGATGTGTGTATTGCTCCGTACATGATTAACGTGAGATATTAGTATTACTTGTGGTTTATGCATTGGAGCATGGACGATCTGGTTATATAACTTAAGTCCTAGATGCCCACAAGACATTAACTTGCCTTTTTGTGGTGTCATAAATAAGCGAGAGTGCGAGACCATTGCTATATAAACAATGTTGATATAACTTATCTAGAGTTGGAAACATAGGGGAGGGGGCTAATATCGATAATCAGGTTGCAATGGCCAAACCAGAGTCAGGGGGGTATTCGGGAGGGTCACCAATATGATCCTAAAACCTCTGACACATTGTGTCACGTAAATCTCCCAATACCCGGACGAGCTCGAAGTACCTTATTTCAGCGGATGTGTGCCCCTTTGTGGGAAACCGGAAAACTGGTTGGCAAGGGCTGCAACCAAAATACGAGCTCCTAGAATCTGGGAAAAGAGTTTCATGACGTGCCTATGCTAGTTAGGCTTAGTCCTGTCGCCCCTATTCATTAGGACGCGGACGCTCACTCGTTCTACCTGCTATCAGCTCGAAGAGTAACATACACAACTGCCGACAGCTGCTCACACGTTCGTTATTCGCCCACGGTGGCTCCTAACCCGGGACACTGCTATATTGACCTCAGGGCTTCGAGACAATGACCTCGCTTCTTCCACTAAAGAGGCATACAAAAATTTGAGATCACGTTGCTTAGCGGGTCTCGAAGAAAAACATGACGCCCTTAGTGTATGTTAACAAACAACCCGCATCAGGTCACGCGCAAATGCCAGCGATGCAATACCATGTCATGTTGATCCGTTCTTTAAACTAGGACTTAATGACACGCAACCACTATCAAACGCCAGAACACATTGGGAACCAGCTTCTCGTTTAAAGCGATGTCACCACCCGAATACGACATTGACAACATCGTGGAGGCCATGCTTCCGGTTAAGGGGTGTCACCACCCGAATACGACATTGACAACCTCCCGAGGGCTATGCCTAGGAAACCATGTTTACCTACACAAGGTGTTACCACCCAAGCCAGACACTCACAGCGTCCAAAGGAACTATGTTCCTTGAAAAATGGTGAACCACCATGCTTCTTGGTACTCGAGAAAAGTTCTCGGCACCCGAGGAATGCTCTCGACACCCGAGCAGCTACATATTGGCTCCTCAATACTTGAGAATATCAAGTTGCACTGCTCACAACCTTGGTACTCGACGGACAACTCACTAGTACTCATAGTACTCGGAGCTTACAGGGGTCTGTGACGTCCCGAGGGCTAATGCTACCAGCTAGCTTGTCATTAAGTCctacgggggctactgtcggatatatGGGCCAGGGGTATCCACACCGCTCGTATATGCGACCATGTCCAGGCTATCGACCCAGCAGCCGTCAATAAAGAGGCCCACGAAGGGCCAAGGTGATCGACCaatgtggagatcaaggcaaGCCGAAGATATCCAAGATAGACGTATCCGAATACAAGAGCAGTAGCACCAACTGGAGTAGGGTTTAGCGTGCCACCTGTGCCCcgaccagtataaatccttgtgtctcgtgtgctaccataTAATTCCGTCTTCGCGATCACGTTGCTAGACATTGTCGGAGCTAAATCATCCGACACTAACCCTCTTGAGCGCTCCTAATTGCTCCTTACAAGCCTTGGACGAGAACCTTGGTTGGATTATTTGATGCATAGGCCTCCATCTCCTTATTTATATAGTCCCCTTGAAGACCCTCACATATGTAAGTGGAGTCCTATTCCTAGTATGATTCTATATTCAAGTTCTAATAGAAGTAGAAGTCCTAATAGCACACCTATCTTGAGTCCTAGTCCAAGTAGAGGATTTGAGTCACCAGACAACATGGAGGATGCACATGCAGAGCCTTCTCACAAACTGAGGGTTCCTTCCCAGGGGTATTGAGGAGGAAGCCTGAGAATGGCTCGAGCAGATCTAGTATCATCGCAACAATGGTCGTTGGGGCTGATGCCATGCTACTCTTCGCCTTAGGCTTCACCGATGAGTCCTAATTATATAGGATTGTGGTGGAAGGTGGTCGGATCCAATCGTTGATGACTCATATACTCAGGGAATATAGGTGTATTAAATGGTTAGTTCAGTGGATGCAAGGATTAATACAAATTTTCTAGAAACCTAAAGGATCAC
This region includes:
- the LOC136495189 gene encoding transcription factor bHLH128-like, encoding MSGYHKKMKSPMNLSRQGALSQFSEDGIPDDLTNNNVHGIGHSEENITANNVARSFSSGFSIGSWEDSNSIVFSNPASKAGIHNNDDIIASISNSYELQFGVAKEMAGLLQRQQDQVPFRVRAKRGCATHPRSIAERERRTRISEKLRKLQALVPNMDKQTSTADMLDLAVDHIRGLQSELQALKEDKEKCTCRGNRPPGR